The Mycolicibacterium neworleansense sequence GGATCGCACCCCGCACCCTCGGCGTGTATGCGGTCAACTATCCCGCCGGGATCAACTTCCTGACCACCGCGGAGGGCGCGAACGACGCGGCCGGCCACATCGCCTGGCTGGCCGACCAGTGCCCCGGTACACGGGTGGTGCTCGGCGGTTTTTCCCAAGGCGCAGCTGCGGTTTCGATGCTGGCGGGGGTACCGCCGATCGGTGACCGCATCGGTCTGATCGGTTCGGCTCCCGCGCTTGCGCCCTACAGCGCTGACCGGGTGGCCGCCGTCGCGGTATTCGGCAATCCCGGCAACAGGTTCGGCACACCGTTGTCGGGCACCGGCCAATTCGCCGGGCGGGCCATCGACCTGTGCAGCCCCGGAGATCCGATCTGCGTTCAGGGCGGGCGCACCCGGGCGGCACACAGCGCATACGAGCTTCCGCCATATCCTGACCAGGCCGCGGGGTTCATCGCCGGACGGCTCTAGCCCGATCCACCTACCATGGAGTCATGAGCCGGGCCCTGGTCATCGGCGAGGCACTGATCGACGTCGTCGAGAGCGACGCCGCGATCGTCGGCGAATACGTCGGCGGCAGCCCGCTGAATGTGGCCGTCGGGCTCGGCCGGCTGGGCCGCGGCGTCGACTTCCTCACCCACATCGCCGACGACGACCGCGGACGGCGCATCGTCGAGTACGTGGAAAATTCTGGGGTACAACTGGTTTCAGGTAGCGCGACGGCCGGCCGGACCCCGACCGCGATGGCCACCCTCGACGCGGCAGGATCTGCCCACTACCGGTTCGACATCGACTGGCAGTTGAGCGGCACTCCCGAGGTCGCCACCCCGTTGCTGGTCCACACCGGCTCGATCGCCACAGTGCTGGAACCGGGCTGTCGCGCCACCGCCGCGCTGCTCGACGCCTACCGCATGTCGGCGACCATCAGCTTCGATCCGAATGTCCGACCCGACGTGATCCAAGACGACGACATCGCCCGCGGCCGCATCGACCGGCTCGTCGAACGCGCCGACGTCGTGAAAGCCTCCGAGG is a genomic window containing:
- a CDS encoding cutinase family protein, whose amino-acid sequence is MALITVRSLLLRLATVVLTPAAAVFGGPVPAASAEPCSDVEMVFARGTGEPPGIGRVGQALVDQLAPRIAPRTLGVYAVNYPAGINFLTTAEGANDAAGHIAWLADQCPGTRVVLGGFSQGAAAVSMLAGVPPIGDRIGLIGSAPALAPYSADRVAAVAVFGNPGNRFGTPLSGTGQFAGRAIDLCSPGDPICVQGGRTRAAHSAYELPPYPDQAAGFIAGRL
- a CDS encoding carbohydrate kinase family protein, yielding MSRALVIGEALIDVVESDAAIVGEYVGGSPLNVAVGLGRLGRGVDFLTHIADDDRGRRIVEYVENSGVQLVSGSATAGRTPTAMATLDAAGSAHYRFDIDWQLSGTPEVATPLLVHTGSIATVLEPGCRATAALLDAYRMSATISFDPNVRPDVIQDDDIARGRIDRLVERADVVKASEDDLRWMDSRHSPEQIARAWLEVGPSIVTVTSGERGAFAVCRAGTVSIPARAVQVVDTVGAGDAFMAGLLDALWSLGILGADRRRDLARIGIGALEGVLESAALSAALTVARPGADLPDRAARDAAAQP